A portion of the Colius striatus isolate bColStr4 chromosome 1, bColStr4.1.hap1, whole genome shotgun sequence genome contains these proteins:
- the LOC104552395 gene encoding glioma pathogenesis-related protein 1, with product MKITFFGAALFLLDYFICCHAYAQHPLPDIEDAKFIEDCVRAHNTFRSKVNPPASNMLRMSWDTALAKTAKAWAKKCKFKHNVYLKMPKKVHPTFTPVGENIWTGTATIFSVDEALSDWFNEVSSYDFNTNRCTGMCGHYTQVVWAESYKVGCAVHFCNTVENFPGLFRAAHFVCDYGPAGNYPRKPYKTGQPCSGCSNDKCVDRLCENREREKLIDYSYWHPEWDTQPQPQPQPPRPPRPPVPPYIPPAENPPPSCDQYCITVSILRPLFLVLSTGAVLLVQKQFPHTFFYE from the exons ATGAAAATCACATTTTTCGGTGCTGCATTGTTCTTACTGGATTACTTCATTTGCTGTCATGCTTATGCACAACATCCCCTGCCTGACATAGAAGATGCAAAGTTCATTGAAGATTGTGTGAGAGCTCACAACACATTCCGATCCAAAGTGAATCCACCAGCCAGCAATATGCTACGTATG tCTTGGGACACTGCTTTAGCCAAGACTGCCAAAGCATGGGCAAAGAAGTGCAAGTTTAAGCACAATGTCTATCTTAAAATGCCTAAGAAGGTGCATCCCACCTTTACCCCTGTTGGAGAAAACATCTGGACTGGCACAGCTACCATCTTCTCTGTGGATGAAGCTCTCAGTGACTGGTTTAATGAAGTCAGCAGCTATGATTTCAACACGAACAGATGTACTGGCATGTGTGGTCACTACACCCAG GTTGTTTGGGCAGAGAGTTACAAAGTTGGCTGCGCAGTTCACTTCTGCAATACAGTTGAAAATTTTCCAGGACTCTTCAGAGCAGCACATTTTGTCTGCGACTATGGGCCAGC GGGGAATTACCCAAGAAAACCATATAAAACAGGACAACCGTGTAGTGGATGCAGTAATGACAAGTGTGTAGACAGGCTCTGTG AAAATAGAGAACGTGAGAAGCTAATAG ATTATTCCTACTGGCATCCAGAATGGGATACACAAccgcagccccagcctcagccaccCCGGCCCCCCAGGCCTCCCGTGCCGCCCTACATCCCTCCTGCTGAGAACCCACCTCCCTCTTGTGACCAGTACTGTATTACTGTTTCAATTTTAAGGCCACTGTTTTTGGTACTGAGTACTGGTGCTGTTCTTTTAGTACAAAAGCAGTTTCCACACACTTTTTTTTATGAGTAA